One window from the genome of Mucilaginibacter ginsenosidivorans encodes:
- the nagB gene encoding glucosamine-6-phosphate deaminase — protein sequence MARLNLLEETRYEKLPVTVYPNQKVASVAVAKRIADLIRSKQDRNEQAVLGLATGVTPIGVYAELVRLHKEEGLSFKNVITFNLDEYYPMRPKAAQSYVTFMNENLFDHIDIDKANVHIPDGTLKQDDIPAFCLEYERQINALGGIDLQILGIGRTGHIGFNEPGSAPNSGTRLVTLDDLTRNDASRDFGGKANVPTKAITMGIGTIFKAREIILMAWSGKKAPIIKKAVEGEISGEVPATYLQLSDHVEFILDEDAASELTRFGTPWLVKDCVWSKQLKKKAVIWLAETLNKPVLKLTEEDYNSHGMAQLAVEQGPVYNINIDIFNQIQHTITGWPGGKPDADDSQRPERAEPARKRSIVFSPHPDDDVISMGGTFIRLVDQGHDVHVAYQTSGNTAVWDDDVLRYMEFAIDFNQSIGDDNSHLKNLYEDMRSFIAKKQPNEIDTKEIRDVKGFIRKTEAISGARYAGLDDDHIHFQALPFYETGKTQKNPITDDDIKLTMELLQNIKPHQVFVAGDFADPHGTHLVCFNIVIAALRKLRETEDWVKDCWVWMYRGAWKEFETYEIEMAVPLSPEEVLRKRNAIFKHQSQKDRAVFPGDDAREFWVRAEDRNRETAQSYDRLGLAEYQAMEAFVRYHF from the coding sequence ATGGCAAGATTAAATTTATTGGAAGAGACCCGGTACGAAAAACTGCCGGTTACGGTGTATCCCAATCAGAAAGTGGCCTCGGTGGCTGTGGCAAAACGCATAGCCGACCTCATCCGCAGCAAGCAGGACCGCAACGAACAGGCCGTGCTTGGCCTGGCTACCGGCGTTACCCCCATAGGCGTTTACGCCGAACTGGTGCGCCTGCATAAAGAAGAGGGCCTGAGCTTTAAAAATGTGATCACCTTTAACCTGGACGAATATTACCCGATGCGGCCAAAGGCTGCCCAGAGTTATGTCACTTTCATGAATGAGAACCTGTTCGACCATATCGATATTGACAAAGCCAATGTGCATATACCTGACGGTACGTTGAAGCAGGACGACATACCGGCCTTTTGCCTGGAATACGAACGGCAGATCAATGCGCTCGGCGGAATAGACCTGCAGATATTAGGTATCGGTCGTACCGGCCACATTGGGTTTAACGAGCCGGGTTCGGCGCCAAACTCGGGCACTCGCCTGGTTACTTTGGACGACCTGACCCGTAACGACGCCTCGCGCGATTTCGGCGGCAAAGCCAACGTGCCAACCAAAGCCATTACCATGGGCATAGGCACCATATTTAAGGCCCGCGAAATTATCCTGATGGCCTGGAGCGGCAAAAAAGCGCCGATAATAAAGAAAGCAGTTGAAGGCGAAATTTCGGGCGAGGTGCCTGCTACTTATCTGCAACTGTCGGATCATGTGGAGTTTATCCTGGACGAGGACGCCGCATCGGAACTTACCCGTTTTGGCACGCCATGGCTGGTGAAGGATTGCGTGTGGAGCAAGCAGCTGAAAAAGAAAGCCGTAATATGGCTGGCCGAAACGCTGAACAAACCCGTACTGAAGCTGACCGAAGAGGACTACAACAGTCACGGCATGGCGCAATTAGCCGTTGAGCAGGGACCCGTTTACAACATCAATATTGACATTTTTAACCAGATACAGCATACCATTACCGGCTGGCCGGGCGGCAAACCCGATGCCGACGACAGCCAGCGCCCTGAGCGGGCCGAACCGGCACGCAAGCGCTCCATTGTATTCTCGCCGCACCCGGACGATGATGTGATATCCATGGGCGGTACATTTATCCGTTTGGTGGACCAGGGGCACGATGTACATGTGGCTTACCAGACATCGGGCAATACCGCGGTTTGGGACGATGATGTGCTGCGCTACATGGAATTCGCTATCGACTTTAACCAGAGCATCGGCGATGACAATAGTCACCTGAAAAACCTGTATGAAGATATGCGCTCGTTCATAGCCAAAAAGCAGCCGAACGAGATAGATACCAAAGAAATACGCGACGTAAAGGGCTTTATCCGCAAAACGGAGGCCATATCCGGTGCGCGTTACGCTGGTTTGGACGATGATCATATCCACTTCCAGGCGCTGCCTTTTTACGAGACCGGCAAAACGCAGAAGAATCCCATCACCGACGACGACATCAAGTTAACTATGGAACTGCTGCAAAATATAAAGCCACACCAGGTTTTTGTGGCCGGCGACTTTGCCGATCCACATGGCACCCACTTAGTTTGCTTTAACATTGTGATAGCCGCGCTGCGCAAGCTACGCGAAACCGAAGACTGGGTGAAGGATTGCTGGGTATGGATGTACCGCGGCGCATGGAAGGAGTTTGAAACCTACGAAATTGAAATGGCCGTGCCACTATCGCCCGAGGAGGTTTTACGCAAACGCAACGCCATATTTAAGCACCAGAGCCAGAAGGACAGGGCTGTGTTCCCGGGTGACGACGCCCGCGAGTTTTGGGTACGCGCCGAAGACCGCAACCGCGAAACCGCACAAAGCTACGACCGCCTCGGCCTTGCCGAATACCAGGCGATGGAGGCTTTTGTGAGATACCATTTTTAG
- a CDS encoding putative toxin-antitoxin system toxin component, PIN family — MNKPRLILDTNIFLVSLAPNFKYHWIYRSLFRGKFELVVSNEILTEYQEQITVRYGIEKSDTALDYLLLLPNVILKNPSFLWQLVENDKDDNKFIDCYIASQSDYIISNDRHIHQIKTSKFPQIAVLRYEEFEVEYKAVFDN, encoded by the coding sequence ATGAATAAGCCGCGCCTTATTCTGGATACAAATATTTTCCTCGTTTCCCTTGCCCCCAATTTTAAATACCATTGGATATATCGTTCGCTCTTTAGGGGCAAATTTGAATTAGTGGTGTCTAACGAGATATTAACCGAGTACCAGGAACAAATTACGGTTAGGTATGGCATCGAAAAGTCCGACACTGCCCTTGATTATTTGCTATTGCTTCCAAACGTTATACTTAAAAATCCTTCTTTTTTATGGCAGTTGGTAGAAAATGATAAGGACGACAATAAATTTATCGACTGTTACATCGCCTCACAATCCGATTACATCATTAGTAACGACCGGCACATACATCAAATTAAAACCAGCAAGTTTCCGCAAATAGCTGTGCTGCGTTACGAGGAATTTGAAGTAGAATATAAAGCTGTATTTGATAATTAA
- a CDS encoding trans-sulfuration enzyme family protein — MDLSYILNELGEERENYFNAVAPPIIQTSNFAFKTVKDFRDALADEFDADLYSRGNNPTLNILRKKLAALDGAEDALVFSSGIGAITVPILALLKQGDHVVSVENPYSWTIKLFKNFLPKFGITTTFIDGRDIQNFKDAIRSETRLIYLESPNTFSYELQDLKAVANLAKSKGIITMIDNSYCTPLYQRPIELGIDLSAQTATKYIGGHSDVVAGVVTGKRELIKQIFDHEYMTIGPSLSPHSAWLLIRGLRTLPLRLQRSFESAQMVGDWLSNHPLVAKVIWPFREDFEQYELGQRQMQGCGGLFSFVLKDPAFDKIETFCNSLKHILMAVSWGGHESLIIPSIAALPESEYDAVNPNRYQLIRMYAGLEDPEYLIKDLEQGLAEIS; from the coding sequence ATGGATCTGTCCTATATTCTGAATGAGCTTGGTGAAGAGCGTGAGAATTACTTTAACGCGGTGGCCCCGCCGATAATACAAACCAGCAACTTTGCCTTTAAAACCGTTAAAGATTTCCGCGACGCACTGGCGGATGAATTTGATGCCGACCTGTACTCGCGCGGCAATAACCCCACGCTCAATATACTGCGAAAGAAGCTGGCCGCTTTGGATGGCGCCGAAGATGCCCTGGTTTTCAGCAGCGGGATAGGCGCTATTACGGTGCCGATACTGGCCCTGCTTAAACAGGGCGATCACGTGGTGTCGGTGGAGAACCCGTATAGCTGGACGATAAAGCTGTTCAAGAATTTCCTGCCGAAATTTGGGATAACCACCACTTTTATTGATGGGAGGGATATTCAGAATTTTAAAGACGCCATAAGGTCCGAAACCAGGCTGATCTACCTTGAAAGCCCCAACACCTTCAGCTATGAGTTGCAGGACCTGAAGGCCGTGGCCAACCTGGCCAAATCGAAGGGTATCATCACCATGATCGACAACAGCTATTGCACGCCACTGTATCAGCGCCCTATCGAACTGGGTATCGATCTGTCGGCACAAACGGCTACCAAATATATCGGCGGGCATTCGGATGTGGTTGCCGGCGTCGTTACCGGTAAGCGCGAACTGATCAAACAGATATTCGATCATGAATATATGACGATCGGGCCGTCGCTTTCGCCGCATTCGGCCTGGCTGCTGATTAGGGGGTTGCGCACATTGCCGCTTCGTTTGCAGCGCAGCTTTGAGAGCGCCCAAATGGTCGGCGACTGGCTATCTAACCACCCACTGGTGGCAAAAGTGATATGGCCGTTCCGGGAAGATTTTGAGCAATATGAATTGGGTCAGCGCCAAATGCAGGGCTGTGGCGGATTATTCAGTTTTGTACTGAAGGACCCGGCATTTGATAAGATAGAAACTTTCTGCAACTCGCTAAAACATATCCTGATGGCGGTATCATGGGGCGGGCACGAGAGTTTGATCATCCCATCCATTGCCGCACTGCCCGAAAGCGAGTACGATGCCGTAAACCCAAACCGGTATCAGTTGATACGCATGTACGCTGGTTTAGAGGACCCGGAATATTTGATCAAAGACCTGGAGCAGGGGTTGGCGGAGATATCATAG
- a CDS encoding PD-(D/E)XK nuclease family protein: MTDNFSGKSSEEIMAIKLVNNPILRGIANQQAQYQQVHVDAGFNLFLLISDTYRRENFHSDILKALLDPAEKHGHDNCYLNHFINLLNKTAHGRLIVQPTDYSKAKVYRERGRIDILISDDKSKHAIIIENKINQAQDMPRQLPRYANELMQKGYQIDAIVYLLLNYHHKPNMYDWTEDDKQLIEPKLIIILANDNSSEDLADGWLQVCLNDTSDPDSKSIIKQYLALIKKIGKKAMANNIMEQFYTYMKDREQFHAAQSLNTMLNDLPLYRINRIVETFYERHLPFESIWRWQQKCAVFENFHYQNTAFAIDIYPDNENYYFQVFERRPGECTITELLTIIGELEYYELVGTRLQQVFKFPEDEDVLYNYIENFLLKLRKLKP, encoded by the coding sequence ATGACAGATAATTTTTCGGGAAAGTCAAGCGAAGAAATTATGGCAATCAAACTTGTCAACAATCCTATATTACGTGGTATTGCAAATCAACAAGCGCAGTACCAGCAAGTACATGTTGATGCCGGTTTTAATCTCTTCCTACTTATCTCAGATACTTACCGCCGCGAAAATTTTCATAGTGATATACTTAAAGCTTTGCTCGATCCAGCAGAAAAGCATGGACACGATAACTGTTATCTAAATCATTTCATTAACCTATTAAATAAAACTGCGCATGGCCGTTTAATTGTTCAGCCAACTGATTATTCTAAGGCAAAAGTGTATCGTGAGCGTGGCCGTATCGATATTTTGATTAGCGATGACAAGAGTAAGCACGCTATTATTATTGAAAATAAGATTAATCAGGCACAGGATATGCCGCGACAGTTGCCGCGGTACGCAAATGAGTTAATGCAAAAAGGTTATCAAATAGATGCTATTGTTTATCTTTTACTCAACTACCATCATAAACCTAATATGTACGATTGGACAGAGGATGACAAACAACTCATCGAACCAAAGCTTATCATCATTCTCGCAAATGACAATAGCTCTGAAGACCTTGCTGACGGTTGGTTGCAAGTCTGTCTTAATGATACTTCTGACCCTGACAGTAAATCGATTATAAAACAATATTTGGCGCTTATAAAAAAAATCGGCAAAAAAGCTATGGCAAACAATATTATGGAACAGTTTTATACATACATGAAGGACCGCGAGCAATTTCACGCCGCTCAATCGTTAAATACTATGTTAAACGACTTGCCATTATATCGTATTAACCGTATTGTAGAAACGTTTTACGAACGGCATTTGCCTTTTGAAAGCATATGGCGCTGGCAACAAAAATGCGCTGTTTTTGAAAATTTTCACTATCAAAATACTGCTTTCGCAATTGATATATATCCAGACAATGAAAATTATTATTTCCAAGTTTTCGAGCGACGCCCCGGTGAATGTACCATAACAGAATTGTTGACTATAATTGGAGAACTCGAATATTACGAATTAGTAGGAACCCGTTTACAACAAGTATTTAAATTTCCTGAAGACGAAGATGTCCTTTATAATTACATTGAAAATTTTCTTTTGAAACTTCGAAAATTAAAACCATAA
- a CDS encoding DUF2200 domain-containing protein encodes MDNTRVYRMFFAGVYPLYINKAERKGRTKAEVDEIIYWLTGYDEQALQQVLTNKTDFETFFAQAPALNPNVSKITGLICGYRVEEIEDPVMQKVRYLDKLVDELAKGRPMEKILRS; translated from the coding sequence ATGGATAATACCCGTGTTTACCGCATGTTTTTCGCCGGTGTATACCCGCTCTATATTAACAAGGCGGAAAGGAAGGGCCGCACCAAAGCCGAAGTGGATGAAATTATATACTGGCTCACCGGATACGATGAGCAGGCGCTGCAGCAGGTGCTAACCAACAAAACCGACTTTGAGACCTTTTTCGCCCAGGCGCCGGCCTTAAACCCGAATGTTTCCAAAATTACCGGCCTTATCTGCGGCTACCGGGTAGAGGAGATAGAGGACCCGGTGATGCAAAAGGTCCGCTACCTGGATAAACTGGTTGACGAACTGGCCAAAGGCCGACCGATGGAGAAAATTTTGCGGAGTTAA
- a CDS encoding response regulator transcription factor codes for MTVIKIGLVDDHVLFRSGMKALLKENKKYSVMLEADNGEDLIKKLNKSTLPDVLILDTQMPKIDGGSTAKWLRNNFPQIKILVLTHQEDAETVLTMIRMGVKGYLLKNSSVEEFSDALLKVANNEIYYPEFVTRHLVHNINIDYNLAKLNSREVEFLKLSATELTYKEIAEHMCISSRTVEAYREQLFEKLQIKSRIGLVLYAIKNNIIEI; via the coding sequence ATGACTGTTATAAAAATTGGCTTAGTTGACGACCATGTTTTGTTTAGGTCGGGGATGAAAGCTTTACTGAAAGAGAATAAAAAATATTCGGTAATGCTTGAAGCCGATAACGGCGAGGACCTAATTAAAAAATTGAACAAAAGCACTTTGCCTGATGTACTTATTCTGGATACTCAAATGCCTAAAATTGACGGGGGCAGTACAGCAAAATGGTTACGAAATAATTTTCCTCAGATTAAAATTTTAGTTTTAACGCATCAGGAGGATGCAGAGACCGTTCTAACAATGATTAGGATGGGAGTCAAAGGGTATTTGCTAAAAAATAGCTCTGTTGAAGAGTTCTCTGATGCACTTTTAAAAGTTGCGAATAATGAAATCTATTATCCCGAATTTGTAACCAGACACCTAGTTCACAATATTAACATTGATTATAATCTTGCAAAATTAAACTCGCGGGAAGTCGAGTTCTTAAAACTTTCTGCCACTGAATTGACTTATAAGGAGATTGCCGAACACATGTGCATTTCTAGTAGAACGGTTGAAGCATATAGGGAGCAACTATTTGAAAAATTGCAAATCAAATCAAGAATTGGCTTGGTGCTCTATGCGATAAAAAATAATATTATTGAAATTTAA